The Mercurialis annua linkage group LG7, ddMerAnnu1.2, whole genome shotgun sequence genome includes the window TAGAGAAGCGGTACATTATGTAATCGAAGGGACGGTCGGCCGCCCATGTCTCCAATTTGTTCTAtccttatatatattttaggatCAAAGTGAAGACCCGGCCCTAATTACAAGCTATAGACAACAATGTAAAGAAGTGAGTAATAATCAATTTATAGGTTGGTATAGAGGAGGGTAATGTCTAGACTAGCATTTTCATTCAAAGACAGCAGCGAGACAATGATATTGACACTTACAAGACTATATTTGTTCACGTAGAATTACTACAAAAACTAGGTCATAATCAATGGCAACTTGTGTCCAACTATGTGGGTACCAAATTCCTAATTCATTTTTCTATATAATACATCACATTTTCAGAGGCTAAACAATTCAAGAATCTCAATACtcagataaacaaattaaaacctaaACACCAAGGATTTCTTGTTTCATAAGTAAAGCAAAAAAAATGGCAAAAGTTGCATGCAAGCATCTTCTTCTTGTAGTCTTATTCATCCTTTGCTTTATGTCAATTGGTGCAAGAGGTAATTATTTACTAGTTCTCTCTCTATAAATttacttagttttttttttttagttttttaagtttcaagattaattaattgatgatgaaatactaaattattctttaattaattcttttattgCCTTTATCATTGCAGCAAGGATTTTAAGAGTAGCTAATAACGGCAATGAAGTAGGGAATTTACATCAAGATCTCTCTTCATCCAGTGTAGAAAATAAGATAACTGTGCCGGAACCGGAGCCGGCAGCCGATGCGGAAGAATTAGTAGGGATGGACTACACAGCTCCAAGAAAGAAACCTCCAATTCATAACTAAAATGGAAAATTTTGTTGAGTTTAGtctcttttttttcaatttcatataTGAAGATTTTGAGCTTTTTTATAGCCATAGTTAGGAggagaaacaaaattaaatttatttttacaatacaTGATTTTATAGTATTAAACATGATAATTTAGTTAATGTAAATTTTAAAGAAGATGAATATATTGCCATTAGGCTCTTGCTAACTAGAAGAAttactcttttgtttcttttctaTGTAGCTTATGGCATGTCAAGGCTTTAAAAGAACtgagtttagcatatgctagcTATGCAACTTTTTAGGGTTgtaattacaattacaattgaTCTTGGTGTATGTATTGAGTGTTCATTAATAAGTATTTGTTTATCATTAAGTAATTGGAACCTATGAAGCACCGACACTTCTCCGGAGTGCCGTATTTAGGGGGACACTTCGGGGACACGGCGGGGATACGCACCCGACACGCCACGTGGCGTGTCCCCGTACCTTTGACTGGTCAAAGAGGGGGACACTTTGGGGACACTTCGGGGACACTTCGGGGGGACACTTCTAGTggtatttagttaattttaagtCTTTTTTTAGTATGGGTTTTTTAATAAGAAATTTAACTAAATGGGCCCAAACCCAAATACAATTAGATAGTAAGtgaaactaaaccctatttttaatttaaaaaaagacacAGTAGCCCCTATATCTAAACAGAAGCAGTAACCTGCTTTCAAAGAAGAAAAACAGCCCctgatgtaaaaaaaaaaaagcagcaGTAACCTACTTTTAATTACTCAACTAATTTACATAATAATTATGCATCTTATAACATAAGATTCATTGTTTTTGTATCTTGAAAGCTTATATatgattaaatatatatttttaaaaaataaaaaattgccgTGTCCCCGCCGTACCCGTAtcctatttttttctaaaatgccGTTCCCCGTACCCGTACCAGTGTCCGTACCCGTACCCGTACCCGTATCGGTGCTTCATAGATTGGAACAGTTACTATacacttaatatttataaattctaCAACTCAGTCCTTCATGATGTTTTGGTTTCAATAACTGGAATCATTAAAAGAGAATTTCAGTTGTCTAATAATATCTAAAAGAATGGAAAacaacaaatttttaaaattaaagtgaaaACGGTAATTTCAATCTAATATCAGGGGGGTAATAGCAATTTTTTCTAAGATTTATCTCTTGCATGTCTGTATTTAGATTGATGTGAAAACCTTTATCTTGCCAAAATTTTCTTTATCaagtttatatataattaagaaTCATCATTAAGTCACTTTCTTaataaaagtacaatttaatgatCGAAGTCCTTAGATAAAACATTTCCTTGATGTAGCTATATAGAGATGAATGAATCTCCTAAACAAATGTCACTTTCTACTAAAATTAATGCATGTAGTCATATTAGAACTTACATTAACTCtacttttttcctttttggtGGCTGAATCTTCAATTTCTATTAGAATGAAAAGTTACTTATTTCAATTCTGACCGAATTTTGTTTGTATGACAGTCAAAAAGAGTATATTGACAGTCTCGTTACAGCCATATCATATTcacatcaaattaatattatagTCCCATCatatttatattgtaattaCGTCGACATCCTTTATCGACTGCTAGATACACAAAATTTTCACATCGACGTCCTTTATTGACTGCCATATAAGCAAAATCATGTCTGAATTAAGAGAGTGGCTTCCTATTGtaagagattttgaaatttaattactaaaaaaacatTATTCACTTCAATGATTCAGTACCCTTCATGTTACATAAACATTATTTGCTTGCAAGTTTTGGGTGCTCAAAactatttaaaatgtttgatatAAACTTGATGACAAACAAAGGATGACAAGAGTGATTTCCCTTTTTGTTTTTGAGTGGAAAATGATAACAATTTGGTGAGAAACAATAGGGTCACAGTGTTGGAGAAAAGTTGGTTGTTAATTAATTAGTAGGTCCATGCAATGAGAAGCAAGATTGCCAATCCAACATTATGTAAATTGTATTGTCTGTGACATTGATGTTATTGACTTTATAACTGAGTTCAAAACCAGCCGAgctgcttttttttttaactgaGATATGGCTAGCGGGATTAGATATTACTGTTAGATGTTAGGATTATAAGTTAATTTCGCCGAAACAACAGACTGCACCAAAGTCGGGGTCAAACCCGAGATCTCAGGAATGTAAAGTTAAAGCATAATAATTTGCATTTGTAGTTAGCATTCACTAGCTAAGATCAAGATACAAGAACTTTCAATTGTTTGTTCTGCTCTTCCTCTTATCCTTCAAGAAATGACAAAAACAAACCATTACAAGACACCAACTGTTCAGAAAATGAGGATTTAAAAGAATTTTCGTTTGTCAAATAGGTACTTTCACTATACAACATATCTCCCTAGCTGAATTTTAGCCATAGAAGAATTCTAATACTCACTATTCCTATCATTTAGTTACGTGTTGAACAAAAAAAAGTTGCTGGTTCGAAATGCATGTCATCGTCCACACGTACCTTTACGGTGGCATACTGGCATTTCAGCCAACAGAGCCACCAATATGATCAGCTTCCAAATCAACAGGTGTAGATTATCTTAGTCTCCTATAATTCTCTCATAAAAAAGTAAGCTAGCCTCTGCAGCTAGAACATCCTCCTCTGAGACACGGTGTACATCGGAGTCTGATATACAGAACCAGGGGCGGGGAGAAAGATTGAGATTTTCACCAGTATGCTCCTCCGGTGATGGAGATATCACACTTCTGTAAACAGTGTAATGCCCTCCTCCAGTTTGTCCAAAGTGCTCCACCGCAGAAACAAGACGATAGAGCAAAGGTTCGGAAGCGACTAGCGTGCCAGATACGGAGACCTGCCAAAACGTAAAGACACAAACAcatgatataaataaaaacaagtgCAATTAGAACCATCATTGAATAAGGCAATTATTTCAATCATCGAACTTTAGTTTCATACATGCATCTACTGCTATAATAGTCTTAGCATATGATAACTGACATCAAAAGTTTCAGTGATAACTTTTGTTTTTCAAGAGATGACAAGGATTTAAGTATCAGGACAGAGAACATGAGCTATTACTCAAAGACTATATTGCATGAGAACTAGTTGAGTCGTACGCTTCAGCATTTTGTTTACATTTATGGAAATACTTTTCAGTCCAAAACTTTATATTTGTAACATATTCCTATATCAGATGTTGTTTCGCCGTTTTTCCTAGCATCATTTTTGTTTCATGCAACATGGCTCAAAAAGAATGTGCCGAAATTTTTTATGGAAAACTTTCAAAACTCTGCATAGCAATTCTATTATTTTGTCCAAGACAGGAAAAACTTAATATGTAACTTCCTGACTTTCATATTAGGAGAACAGTTTACAGTTATGGAAAATAAATGCTATAGTAAGTAGAATCTGCAACTAAGAATGTGGATCACAGTTGGGGAAAAAAAATTGTGGATTCAAACATGGGTATACTATTTTGTCACCCATTGATCACAGCTGAGTACATATTACTGATGAACGGTCTATGGTTCTATGCTATTTGAACTAAATTAAATTGGTGCAATCCGAGTAGGCCACAAATTATTTAGTTCGAGTAGGCAAATAAACTAAAAGCTTATATGCATCACTCAATAAACAGTCATTCAAAGTTTAAACGTGAGATAGTGGTCGTTTTATCAACCAATTCAGTAAAGGTCAGAGATGAGGTGCTAACAGTTAACTTTTACTGCTAGTCGATCAACCTAGTGCtcgaatttaatttaattactacaAATCTAGATTTGATCAGAGATACAGTTTCATTTTACTCATGCCAAATTCCCATCAATCCCATGAACAAGTGAAAATGAAATCTTATGTGGCTTCAACATGCAAAGGATTTCTTTTCTTCCACATTAGGATTTGGCGATGCTTGAGTATCTAAATTATAGCCAGAATAAAAACCAAGTGACTATAAAAGATGAAATTACAACTTATATACCAGCACTAAACTTCGGTGGCAAATTAAGCATCTAATTATGCAATTTCCGTAATCTTTAAAGCTAATTACTTTACGTCAAACATAATAACTACATTTTCTCCTCAGCTCACAACTCACAAGTAAAACCTTTAGACATCAACCCACAACTGCACAAGGCACTTGCCACAAGAGCTAGTTTTTGGGTAGAGGCGGACCGAAAAAAGGGCAGGCATAGATGTGGCATCCAGTCTTGATGCGAGCCATGTGTAAAGCCAAActaaaaattgacttttttcgAACAAGTTACTAAAGAAGACTTCATGAGCTTCTCATCAGAGGCAATAGTTTCAAAATTCCAACAAAAAATTTTGACCATTAATTTGTTATGGTGGTCAAGAAGTTAATTTGATGGGATACCCTGATGCAGGCAACTGAACTGCGACGCCCAAATGCATGTTCAAACACTCACAAATAGATAGAGAGATAATAGAAAGTGAGAGCGAGATCATGACATTTGAAAGCACAAATGAATAAAACTAAATCATTTTTCAGCCTACCTCATCATTATCTTCCAATCCCAGACCATCAAAACAGCCTTTAGGTTGAGGCAAACTGGATTCTCCCGCAAAGGCTTCTATCTGGTCATTGCACCATGACTCTGGAGCTGGTAAGATTTTTGAGTAAGCACTTTGCCCATAAATGCAATTTAGCACTCTTGAGTCGGGTTGAACATTTAAATACTTCAAATGAGGCCTTGGTTTTTGACATTGCAGCTTTTCCATTGTGAATGGAAGCATGTTCAGAATCAACGGAAAGCTGACGTGGCCCTACAATTATTAATATAAGATTGATAAGCAAAGATATACCATGTGAATAACTATGTCCATGgtacaaaaaaataagaagatGCCAAGCCACAGTAACTTAAATACCTGAAGCTTGACTAGTTCTCCAAACTGATTGATTGAAGCACGTTGCAAATGAATACATAAAATCTGCATGAACATGATATAACTGATGAGTTTCTCCAAATGCACATGAAGATCTAGCACATTATGAGATTCTCTGGAACAAATACAGAAATGAGAACTTGCTTGCAGAGGAATAAGAAAACAATGGGCAAAGCACCCAAGTTAAAGTGCATGTAGTACTTATTTTTTCCAAGGTCCTTACATATAAATCCAGGACACACACCGGTTCGTAATATCTAATAGCTCCCAAAATCATAGCACAGCATGTTTTCCCAAGAAACAACCATCCCCAGGCCCAGACCCATCCAAAAACATTTGAAAGTAGAAAATCTaatctagttttttttttctccacTAGTTACGAACATGAATTTCATATTGTTTGAAACCTTAGTTTGATATTACCTGAGGCCAAAAAACATAACATGGTCAAACAAGCACAAGGGAATAGGTGCTCCAAATGCTAAACCAGCCAGTGAAACTTATACAGGAATCCTAGATTACTTTACgtttttgtttctcttttttttttccctAAAAATATGTATTTCTTGAAAACAAATACTAAAATCAAAAGCTAAGAGTTTGTACCTTTGGACAACGAGATATACTTAGCTGCTTTAGGGTGCGAGAAAAGTTACTTGACCATGGCAAACTTTCAAGATGAGAAAGAGTGTGGCAGGTACAGTAGTCTTGCATGCTACATGTCCTAAGTTTTTCAATTTCTGTCTAAAACATGCAGTCAGAAGAATCACACAAGTATGAGAGAACTGATAAAGCTACATTCATATagatacataaatatatatatatatatatatatatatatatatatatatatatatatatatatatatacacacgcTCGGCTATTTCAAGAAAAAGGTCAAATGAAATATAGAACCAGTCCAAGCCTAGCATAAAATGAGAAAGTGTTGGTTACAAAAGGAAAGGGAGACCAAGCAAAAGCACATGATAGGGTACACTCTTTTTTCATACACTACATGTGCCGATGGAATACTGTCCCAACAGTTCAAAATAACCAAGATTGTGTAATAGGATAATCACCTCTATTGCTCCTTTCAGAGACAAATACTTCAATGCAGCAATGTGCCAACAACGGCTACAATTGTAGTTCTCAACTAGTTCAGCGACAGTGAACTGCTTCAAGCAATTCTCCAAAGTGCATCCAGCCATCTAGTATGATGTTTATAATGATAAGTCAGACAAGGATATAAGCTTTGTTATTATGAAACTAGCTAAAACAGAAATTCAATCAAAAGATTGAAACCTTTATTTAACATACAATATTATCAACACTTTCAAGGGGAGGTGAAAGAGCCAAGCTgtggaaaaattgaaaattcaatgaaatctgcaaaaaaaaaagttgtaattaaacacaaaatgaAGCAATAACTTATGGATAATATCAAAACAACAGCTGCAAACTGTAGACACGAGAATTTAAACTTCTTGTGAAAAGATTCCAATTCCATAAAcattcaaataaaatacaaatcatCAAAGACTCACAAAACTTCAACAGTAGCACACTGTTAGCATGTATGAATTAAAGAAGGCAATAGGAAATAACTGATGATTGCAAGTTACATATAGAACGTTTTGTGTGAGGACAGCAAAAACCTGAGATGAACAACTTTGACATGTTAGGATGCTACCGATAATCCCATCAAACGGTCCAAGGAAGTGTCGCTGCCACCTTTCTTGTTCATTTAGGAACTCCCTCCTCTTTGGATTAAGAATCCTACAATTAGAAGAAGCAAAAGCATCTGCTAGAGAACTCTTATTTGAAGAATAAGAATCTGAAAATTCTTTTCTTAAAGATGATAAGAGATGAAGAAATGCTTCTTCAGCATCCTAATCACACAGCAATCACAAATCAGCCACTGGAACATAATTTGTTTGTTTAAAGAATATAAAGATGCAACTAGACCTGCTGACTcgttaaattgaaattttgaatataCTCTGTCATCGCAAGCATCACATTTCGGGGATTTAGCACAACTTTCTCTTCGCCAAATGCAGATAGTTCTGCAAATGAAGTTTACACATGAGATGACAAAGATAATTTCAAGTATTGTCACaacaatttcatttttaattttctaaaattcaaCGGTAATTCAACCTCAAAGTAAAATCTAGTATTTTTAAGAGCCATTTAATGAACTTATTGAAGAATAATTCCAAGAGCAATTCTAGTGAACTCATAACCGGGGAAAAAACAAAGTCTCACTTCCAACATGAAAATATAGGTAACTTTTATATTggaaaatctaaaataaaatgctCTCCAACAACACTTTCTGTATACATGAGTGCTTCAATCAGCTACAACTCGATCCCATTATGAACTTTAAAAGATAAGTGAAATAATAACGGAATTCGAGGAGCGAAATTCTCCAAAATCCTTAAATTGTTAGAATGACATCACATAAAGGCATGCAGAGATgggtttagtttaaatttctcAGCAAAGAGaatgtgtatttttatattaaatccaTAAATGAGGTAACAACTTATTTGAAGAAGAGTTGAATTGACCCCTTATTATAAGTACTTCAAAACATTAGTAAGGTAAAGTTTGGTCGAAATTCATATAGTTATTTACGacttaaaattgattaaattaactatatttatcaatttcacaTTCCTAAACAAGATATAAACTGTACATCACCTTCTAATAAAGAAGCCAAAGCAATTGTAAGCTGCAAATTTTCACTCCACTCCTCCGTGTCCGATGAGTCACATTCTCCTATTACCTTCTGAAGAGAAGGCTGGAAATATGAACAACTAGCTAAAGCCTGTTAACAAGAAGAAAATAAGATCATTAATCTGTCTAATGGACAATCTAAACATAAGTTCTACTCGACTATCTACCAAACTATTTCGCACGGAAATTTGTTGATTCGTACATTTCGACACTTCATTTCCGGAAACAGAAATACTAATGAAACTCCGAAACTTATTCccataaaaaatatatcattttcCGTTTTCAGCATTTGTCCTTTCAGTTTTCGGTTTCCGTGCAATATAGCCATCAGATAGAACCAAAAGTTATTAACTTTTTCATTTCCAATACAGCAATACCTTATTCCAAAATTACACCCAATTTATAAAGTGCAAAGAGATAATACAAGTTCCAACAACAATAAAAAGTAAACACAAAATCTTAAACCTTTTGACTGCATTTCTAAAACCAAGTTCATTGTTACGAACgagttatagctcaaatggtataaacatCATCAAAGTCGTGTCAGGGGGATTCTATTCCTCCCAATTGTTCTAAAAAAGTTGGAGTTTCATTTCTGCTATCAAATTATCCCATCAACCAAACAGAATCCTGTCCATGAatacaaataaaacaaaaagtaCCCATCaagcaaaaaaagaaaataccTGTAAAATGACATTCAAAAAGCAATTATTGCCAAGATTTTGCAAGCCAGGGACTAAATAGAGTTTCTGGGGAAGTGTTTGTCGACCGGAAAACGAAGGTAGCAGTGtagttaacttgttaaagttgcGATCTTTAATCAGAGCAAAAACCAAAGCAGCAACGCCAACAAAACCGCCGGCAACCGATATGTGAAGcccagaagaagaagaagcataCTTCAAATTGCTTATTAACGAGTTGGTTACTgagtttttcattttaatacaAAGGCAAACAAAGAATTCAGAGTTGGAGTTGGCAATTGCAACTCTGTGTAAGACTAGGCGGAAGAGAAAACTCTCGGCGATGTTTATTTATAGGTATAGAAAAAGGCTTGAATATGCCCCTAATATTTGCTGTCATAATCATGTTGGTCCTTTAAATGTTGGGGGATcatgatactccctccgtccgtcccaatagagttgtccactttacttttatcacacagtttaagaaaagcaattattacttatggattttataaaattttccttacttttcttgtcatacccctatttagtATAGGATCCACTTGGAATTTACTTTCGATTTACtgattagtggattttaaatagggctaatatagaaaaattaagtgtaaaaattagttattttgaaagtggacaaaagttttgggacaaaaatatttctcaaaatggacaactctattgggacggaaaAAGTATTACTAGAAGGCCTAAACACTCAAAAGCCctccacctttaaactttttcaaTTGCACTCCGACGTtggaaaactctttcaaaacccTCTCACCTTTAAATTACATTCCAATTGCACCCTTACGTAGGAAAATCCTccacctttagattttttttcaattgtaccctaaattgaaaatttttatggttttagttttaaaaagttattggatataattttagggaaaatgattttttatattattaataatattagtgtttaattataatatagattaaaaataaaagattattttaaatttttttcatgtaaaaagaggtcaatttaatactttgagtataattgaaaagaaatctaaaggtggggggtttttgaaAAAACTTTTCTACATCAGGATGcaactggaaaaaaaaattaaagatggagacttttaaatgattaaatcttACTATAAAAATTTAGGCATGTTAACTATAAAGTCTCGAATCTAGCCACTCCATGGGATAGAGAATTACAACAAAAAGAATGATCTCTAAAAGCTTTCCCAAGCTCTCCTAACAAACCTTAAAAATAGccaatttgaatatatttcaactttttgtaGCCATTTTTATATCAAATCCCTTTTTTTTGAATTACAACAAAAAGAATGATCTCTAAAAGCTTTCCCAAGCTCTCCTAACAAACCTTAAAAATAGccaatttgaatatatttcaactttttgtaGCCATTTTTATATCAAATCCCTTTTTTTTCACTATTTCATCCACGTCACTTCCAACTTATCGAATGATTGATATGGCAACGCCATCACACCAAACAAACCGCATAATAAACCAACTTAGATCAAACTAATGTTTAAATCCAATAAACTATAACTAATCCTAATTAACCTTATTTTGTCATATTTATCCCTAATGAACCCTATATCAATATAATTTAATCTCTTCGTCTTCCCTATTTCTGCCGCTGCCTCCGCTATTGACTCCCTTATATATAGAGAATCAAATATAACTAACATAAAATTCATAGGTTTAAtatgttatttaatattatcaaaaatatcaatttattctAAATAATCAATTATAGATCTCTTTAACATCATTTTTTTCAGatctgacaaaaaaaaatactataaggAAAGGCAAGTTGACATCTCAACTTTGTGAATCATATTTGGTGTCTGATTATCTAGTATTCATTAAATCAATGAATTTTTGAAACTATAATATGGTATTATGTTGTTAATCCACAAATTTATAGGTTTATCTTTACTTTCACCATGTcactatttttataaattaatacaaaaaGGAGTACTTTAAATTCAGGTCCTAGTAACATAAATTTACTTTAAAGTTATTGTTACTATATATATCTCCATTTTTAGCGTGTTTTTCTAAGCACGGTCTATAAAACGTCTTACCTTGCATCCTAACATTTTCATATTGTTAATTCTATAGCCCGGTTTGCGTTTTATGCGTTATTTCCCAATAAAATGATGACATTTTTGCCCGGGTGAATGACCAAAATGATGTCGTGTAAGACGCTTAGACTCTATATACCACAAAATGAAAGGTTAATATATAGGTGTCACGTTTTCTAGATTGTGTTTAAATCGAAATAAAATCGTGATAGGTgagaatatatatatagtaacAATAACCCTTTACTTTATTCAAAAGGTCAATAATATTTAGCTTCAAAAAATAAGATCAAAACTATTTACCTTAAATAAGAGatcaataatattaataatttgatcCAATTAACTAAAAGAGTATACATTTAATAGCTTGTTGAATTATCTTCAGATTCAAaagaaatattaatattagcTAATCagatatataaatatgaaaCTAAAcatgaaaatttggaaaaacattATGTTTTAGCAGTCCTGTGAAGTGCAACTAAGGATGCATAAAAACCATCTGGAATGTTGATCAGTTCCTCATGACTTCCTTTCTCTACAATAAATCCATTGTTAAGCACTGCAATAACATCTGCATTCCTGATTGTCGATAATCGATGAGCTACAACAACTGTACTTCTATTCACTATGACTCTGTCCAATGCATCCTGAACCACTCTTTCGGACTCCACATCTAACGCGCTTGTTGCCTCGTCTAACAGTAATATCTTTGGACTCTTCACTATGGCTCGTGCTATGGCTACCCTTTGCTTCTGTCCCCCCGACAGTTGAATTCCTCGCTCCCCTACCATTGTTTCGTAACCCTGCATATTGTAAAATGATAAACTTGCTTCTGAATTGATCACTACTGCATGTGAATGTGTTCTGTCTGATATTTAGTTACCTGTTTTAAGCTACTAATAAATTTGTGGGCATTGGCCAACTCTGCTGCAGCCATAATTTCTGCCTCGCTCACATTTCTTTCCACTCCGTATGCAATGTTGGCGCGGATTGTGTTATTGAACAATACGGGCTCTTGGCTAACCAGTCCCATTTGCTGTCTAAACCATTTCAGCTCGAGATTCTGGATTTTAACTCCGTCAAGAGTTATATGCCCTGAATCTGGATCATAGAATCTTTGCAGCAATGCAATCACAGTAGATTTACCACTACCACTTTCTCCAACTAAGGCAACAgtctgaaaaaataaataaaaatgacaacAGAAAAAAATTCTCTAGTTTCTTATTAATTTGCAGTTTTTCTTGTCAAATGGTTACCTTGCCAGAATGAACTGCCAAGTTGAGGTCCTGGAAAATTTGAATATCTGGCCTTGATGGATATTTAAAGCTTATATGATGAAACTCAATATTTCCTCTAACATTTTGTAATGTTGTTCCTGACTCGTCATTAGGATTAATCATCGATTTCTGGTGTATTATTCCAAATACAGAAGCAGCAGCAGCTTTTACTTTAGCAGTATCAACACCGAAGGAACTTGATTGAGAAACTCATGTTGCTGCCATAGTCAATGCAAAGAAAACCTGCAATGTTCCAAAGGCTTAGGTTATAATTATCTTTCAAACATAGGCAAAATAATTGACTCTTAACTCTTAATTCTAAAATGGAAAGATAATACTCACCAGAAAAATATCCGTAAACGTTATGTGGTTGCCTTCGATTAGTCGAGCGCCAACGTAGAAACTAGTTGCATAGAGACAATAGAGAAAGAAGGAGGACACTCCAAATCCTGCACCACTTATCAATCCTATCCTTAGTCCTGCTTTTTTAGGACCTTTGCACTTCTCTCTATATAGTTGCATCACTTTCTCCTCAGCACAAAATGAAGCAACTGTTCTTATACTTCTAACCGCATCATTAGCAACATGGCTTGCTTCCTCGTACATTTTCTGCAAAAT containing:
- the LOC126655150 gene encoding uncharacterized protein LOC126655150; translation: MAKVACKHLLLVVLFILCFMSIGARARILRVANNGNEVGNLHQDLSSSSVENKITVPEPEPAADAEELVGMDYTAPRKKPPIHN
- the LOC126655147 gene encoding ubiquitin carboxyl-terminal hydrolase 27, with protein sequence MKNSVTNSLISNLKYASSSSGLHISVAGGFVGVAALVFALIKDRNFNKLTTLLPSFSGRQTLPQKLYLVPGLQNLGNNCFLNVILQALASCSYFQPSLQKVIGECDSSDTEEWSENLQLTIALASLLEELSAFGEEKVVLNPRNVMLAMTEYIQNFNLTSQQDAEEAFLHLLSSLRKEFSDSYSSNKSSLADAFASSNCRILNPKRREFLNEQERWQRHFLGPFDGIIGSILTCQSCSSQISLNFQFFHSLALSPPLESVDNIMAGCTLENCLKQFTVAELVENYNCSRCWHIAALKYLSLKGAIETEIEKLRTCSMQDYCTCHTLSHLESLPWSSNFSRTLKQLSISRCPKILCIHLQRASINQFGELVKLQGHVSFPLILNMLPFTMEKLQCQKPRPHLKYLNVQPDSRVLNCIYGQSAYSKILPAPESWCNDQIEAFAGESSLPQPKGCFDGLGLEDNDEVSVSGTLVASEPLLYRLVSAVEHFGQTGGGHYTVYRSVISPSPEEHTGENLNLSPRPWFCISDSDVHRVSEEDVLAAEASLLFYERIIGD